DNA sequence from the Synechococcus sp. UW179A genome:
GGGAAAGGAAGAGGTCGAAGCTTCTGCCTGGAGGCGCCCTGGGGCCATTTGCTCTAGGTGTCGGGTTGTTTTCTCCTAGGGCACCTAGGGCGGTGCAAATGGAGCCGCGATTGGCGTGACGTATCTGATGTGTACCTAACCAAACGACCAACCCAGGTCATTGTTGAGACTGTTGGAGCAGGAGCCAGAAGTCAGTCTGCTTCTGCGATCTGCGCTGGTGGAGTATCGGCTGTCATCAGCTCCTCCGATCTCGATGAACTTACTTTCCACCCGCATTGGGGCTATTGCCATCGGTTGAATCGCTCATTGCTCTTACAGGCAAAAAATCCAATAGTGGTAAAAGCATGCCCAAGCTCAGATGAGGGGCAGAAGTGATGAAACTTCGATCCGCTGCGATCGGCTCTTTTGCCCTGCTATTGCAGCTTGGGATTCCTGCTGCGGCCCTGGAGACCGTGACCATTCGCAGCTGCTACGACGGCGACACCTGCCGAACCTCTGACGGCGAACGAATCAGGCTGGCCTGCATCGACACTTCTGAGCTGAGAGGGAAGCGGGCTCGACCAGAGCGAGCTAGGGCTGCCCGTGATCACCTTCGCGGCATGGTGGTGGGGAAGTCCGTCGGCCTTCGCCGGATCACTACCGACCGTTATGGCCGGACCGTCGGTGAGCTGTTCGTCGACGGGATGAACGTGCAGCAGGCCATGGTCGCCAGCCGCCATGCCGAGATCTTTTGGCGTTACGCCAGCCAGTGCCCCTGGACGCGCTGAAGACCTGAATGGGGGAGACAGAGGGCCTTAAGAGACCCTTTCGGGTGATGTGGGTTTCGCTCAGTTCAGCGATGGTGAAGACATCGGAGGGATGACCTCCTACCCTCACACCAAACAAATGAAACTCGTCTCTTCCATTGCTGCCGCATCTGTTATCGGCGCTTCAATGTTTATTGCTGCACCGGTTGCTGACGCAAAAGAGCATCACCACCATCATCATCACCACAGACATCATGAGCTAAGAAGAATTCATCGTGAATTCCGCCATGATGTTCGCGAATTTAATCATTACCAGAGAGCATATAATCATGATTGGCGGCATGCTCGCAGGGTTTACAACCGCGAGGTGTATGGCTACCCGAGAGTGATTCCTGCTTACGGATATAACCATCGCCATCCTGGATTCGGAATCCAGATCAGCTTCTGATTTGAAGTTTCTTTCGGGAAGCCTGAAGCTGTGAAAGCGAGGCAGAGAGCCATACAAGATCCGAAAGAGGAAAGAAATGGGCGTTGAGTAATCGCTATCGATCTCCTGACAAACACCTCACACCAACCACGCCCCGCCAAGTGCGGGGTTCTTTTTTTCATTGCCTACTGCCGACCGTTGATATAAATACTGAACTGACCAATCACAATCACCCTTGTCCTCAGAACAACTTAAAGCCTTCCTGGAAAAAGTCAAAGCTGACACCAGCCTTCAGGTGAAGCTCAATGGAGCTGCAGATGTAGATGCTGTTGCGGAGATTGCGAAAGAAGCAGGATTTGCAATTACCGCAGAAGATATTCAATCAATGCAATCGGCAACGGTAGAATTGTCATACGAGGATCTGGAAGGTGTAGCTGGTGGGTCTGATCTGGAAGGAGCCTTTCGTCACCTTTCACTTGCGCCCATTCTGTATGGCTGCCCCAGCTAGCTCGCGTTCTTATCGTTGCCCAGCCTACGCCCTCAAAGCCCTTGCATTAGCAGGGGCTTTTTATTGCATCAATAGTCTGACTAACCCCATAAATCAGCCTTCAATACCTGGCACCATCGCCCTCACTTAGCGGGCTTTTTTATTGCTTGTAGTCACCGCAGCCGACCACTGCTATGACCAGGCAGTAGCTCCGCGCCCTCCAATGTCAGAAGAACAACTTAAAGCCTTTCTAGAAAAAGTCAAAGCGGATACCAGTCTGAAAGAGAAGCTCAAAGCAGAAGGTGCTGACCTTGTTGCGATTGCTAAAGACGCTGGTTTTATGATTTCCGTTGACGACTTGAAGAAGGCTAAATCAGAACTTTCAAAAGTGGAATTGGAAGGTATCGCTGGAGGCTTCTATGATCCTCCGGGTGGGTGCAGAATGGGTCAAACCATTGACAGAATATAGCTAGCAAGACGGGTGCTCTGCTTGCGATCTCAAAAATCCCTGCATTAGCAGGAGTTTTTTATTTCTTCAATCACCCCTAAAAGCTCATAAGTTGGCATTCAGTACCTGGCACGATTGAGCGCTATAAGTATTGGCCAAAGACGCTGCAGCAGACCGTTGCTATGACTGCTGAAAAGACCTGCTACTCATGTCAGAAGAGCAACTCAAAGCGTTCCTTGAAAAAGTAAAAGGCGACACCACGCTTCAGGAACAGCTCAAAGCTGCAGCTGATACTGATGCAGTTCTTGCGATTGCGAAAGAAGCTGGCTTCAGCATCTCTGCTGATGACTTGAAGAACGCTCAATCAGAGATCACAGATGAGGAGCTGGAAGACGCAGCCGGCGGTACTTCACCTATGATTATCACTATCACTCCTTTAAGCCTATTAAAGGCACGGATCTGCGAGTGAGCCTACGCCCTCAAAGCCTCTGTATTGACAGGGGCTTTTTATTGCTTTAATCACGCCAATAATCCCACAAATCAGCCTTCAATACCTGGCACGATTGAGCGCAGTAATTGTTAGCCAAAGACGCTGCAGCAGACCGTTGCTATAACCACTAAAGACTACCGATACCAATGTCAGAAGAACAACTGAAGGCATTCATCGCCAAAGTTCAAGCCGATACCGAATTGCAAGAAAAATGCAAGGCGGCAGCCTCCTCTGAGGAAGCAATGGTCATCGCAAAAGCAGCGGGATTCTCAATCACTGAAGATGACATTCACTCGCAATCTGTATCTGACGATGAGCTGGAAGGAGCCTCTGGCGGAGGGTATTCAGTGCTGTGGGCACTGCTGGGGAGGCGGTGTAATTAAGAATATTGAGCCTACTAACCATCAAAGCCCCTTGTATAGAAAGGGGTTTTTATTGCTTCAATTACACCCATAAGCCCAACAATCAGCCTTCAATACCTGGCACGATTGGGCGCAATTGAGAAGCAATAGTCAGCGCTTAATTAGTAATCAAGCCTTCAACCAACTAGCAACTCCTAGCAACACGCGTTCAGCGGCAGCAATCAACTAAGACTCCCTAGGGTTGGTGCCGTAGTGATGCATCAACGCGATACACCACTGGTCTGAAGACCAGCGGTGGAATTGATGTCATGAATGATGCCATGCCATCGCTTTAGGAATCAAAACCCGAGCTGCAACTGGTTTCACCTTTGGACTTGGAAACCAGCATGTCAGCAATGGCACCGTTGGTTCGAATCCGAGCCTCTCCGTTCCAAAAGCCCAGTCAATGACTGGTTTTTCGTGTCTTAAAGGATTCTCAGAGTCGCTTCAGATGAGAGATGCGATTCCGTACTGCCATCATCAGACCAGTTGAACTGTAATCAGTGGTGGGCCTGGCGCAGCCCGTTGCGGTCCTCGAAACCGTCACCATCCGCAACTGCTACGACAGTGAAACCTGCCGGACCAGAGGCGGTGAGCAGATCAGGTTGGCTTGCATCAACACCATCGAACTGAATGGTCAGCGAGCTCAGCCGGAAGGCCTTCGCCGCATCACCACCGATCGCTACTGCCGGACTGTAGGAGAGCTGTTCGTGGACGGAATGAACGTGCACCAGGCAATGGTCGCCAGCAGCCATGCCGAGATCTATTGGACATAGGCCAGCCCGTTCCCCTGGACGCGCTGCATACCTGAACGGGGGATAGCTAGGGCAGGGAAGTTCACCCTTCCGGGGGACATGGGATGACAGCAATTCAGCGACTATCACTACATCGGAGGGAAGACCACAGCTATCCACATCAATTTCTCAGCGTAGTCTCACCCTTCGTATCGGTCTCATGAATGAGCCTAAATACAACCGAAGTAAAGCTATGGTCACCCAATCGATCACTGCCACTGACAGATTCAAAAGGCTAATTGCTACTGCAGCTCTTTGTGCAGGAGCGCTGGGAGTTTCAACATTGGCTATCACCCCTGAAGCAGAAGCTAATCAGCATCACCATAGTCACCATCGTCATCATGAGCTGAGAAGAATTCGCCGTGACTTCCGTCACGATATTCGTGACTTTAATCATTATCAGAGGGCATACAATCGAGATTGGCGTCATTCTCAGAGAATTTACAACCGCGAGGTGTATGGCTACCCACGTATCATTACCCCCTATGGATACGGCTATCCCCAACGAGTTCAACCTGGATTTGGAATCCAGATCAGACTCTGAGATTCATTTGTTGTCGGGAAGCCTGATGCCATGAAAGCGAGGCTGAGAGCTATACAAAACCCGGAAGGGAAAAGCAGGGGGCGTTAAGTAATCGCTATCGATCTCCCGACAAAACAACTCTCACTAATGTCTGCCCTGCCAAATGCGGGGTTTTTTATTTCCCTGGGTCGCACGGCAGAATATGCGTCACTAAATCAACGTTGCCCCATCTGATCTTGCTGGAGTCCACATAAGCGATCTTAAAGAAGTCGTGGGCTTTCGGGTCAAGGGCTACTCCTCCGCGGTGAATGACCTGACCCATCCAGCAATCCTTGTCGTGCTTCTCCCCTTCAAACGGTCGTGTTTCACGATCACCGTCATACCGGGAGCCGCATCGAGAACGATCGGGCGTTCCGAAGGGTCGAACTGGTTGTGGATCCAATGGTCATCTGACATACCTGCAAAAACAGAACGCCCGTACTATCCGCAAATCAGAAGGACTGCTCAAGTTCGCCTGGCAGGACGAGTCCAGATGGTGCCTGGGTACGGCAACGCTGCTGGTGAACCAAATCTTCCGGAGCTGCCTGTTGCTGCCACTGAGCCCAAGCAGACAACTCCAATGACTGAAGAGCAACCAAAGAAGAAGAAGGGCCCCAAAGTCAAGCTTACTGATGTTATTCAGTAATGCGCACTGCCCTATTAGCTAAATTCGGCGAGCTCATTCGCAACAAAACAGTGGAAATCTCTCGCTGGAATCTTTGGAACTTTGAACGCAATCGACCTTGGAACGGTATCGAGAATTAGCATGTAAAAAATGAATTTGCTCGGGTAAGCAAAGTAATCCCCTTTTGGCTTGAATTTCACCTGAAGGAGTCGGGTTTATAGTTATACAGTTGTTTTATGCTTTAATTTCTGATGTCTAATGATCAACTCGATGCCTTCATGGAGAGGGCTTCGGCTGACGAAGGTCTACGGTCAAGGCTTAAAGCTGCAACAAGTCCACAGGCTGTCGCTGAAATAGCCAAGGAACTCGGTTACACAGTTCCTGTGGATGATTTGTATGCGGGAGATTCCATTTCGGATCAGGAGCTTGAGGCGATTACCGGAGGTGGAGGTGGCCAGGCCGGGAAAAGCTGTTCTGTTGGATGTGTTTGCAAACAGTCCTTACCTATTGAAGTCGGTTACCCTAAAGAATGAGGTCATAGATATTGGCAAATTGCCCTCTTTTGAGGGCAATTATTGTTTCGGGAGAAGAAACACCTATCTCTTCAACGCTCAGTCTTGTCATTGAAGTGCAGTGATAACATCAGTCTAGGCATCTTTATGACAATCATAGTTGGTTATAATTTGTCCATTAAAGTATTTCTTGCCGTGATGCTTTCATGGCTCTAATTCACTTAACAGAACTTAATTCAAAGCATTTATTGAAGACATCAAGGCTAATACTAAGCCCCATAAGAAGCACGCAACAACTTTGGACACAGATGCTGTGATTGAGATTATTCCGGAATCAGGAACTGGCATTACTTTCGAAGATGAAAAGAACGGTCAATCCCGCTTTCTGAAGAGGACCTATGAAGGCGCGACTCGGCGCCAAGGATTCTTTCAGCCAGGCCAAGCATATTTGGCTTAATACTCAAACAAAAACCTGCTCAAACTAAAAAGTGGCAGTGGGAATGAACAAACAATAAAAGTCAGTGGGATGGACTACGCAGCCAAAGCCCCTATATTGACTAAGGGTTTTTTGTGACAATTACACTCAAAAACTCATGAATTCTCCTTCAATACCCGGCACGATTGAGCACACTAATAATTAGCCAATAAAACTGTGGAACACTTTTGCTATAGTCGTTATAGATTGCCGATAGTCATGTCAGAAGAACAGCTCAAAGCCTTCTTAGAAAAGGTCAAAGGTGACACCGAGCTTCAGGAGAAGCTGAAAGCAGAAGGTGCTGATCCTATTGCTATTGCGAAGGCTGCTGGGTTCTTAATAG
Encoded proteins:
- a CDS encoding thermonuclease family protein, which produces MKLRSAAIGSFALLLQLGIPAAALETVTIRSCYDGDTCRTSDGERIRLACIDTSELRGKRARPERARAARDHLRGMVVGKSVGLRRITTDRYGRTVGELFVDGMNVQQAMVASRHAEIFWRYASQCPWTR
- a CDS encoding Nif11-like leader peptide family natural product precursor encodes the protein MSSEQLKAFLEKVKADTSLQVKLNGAADVDAVAEIAKEAGFAITAEDIQSMQSATVELSYEDLEGVAGGSDLEGAFRHLSLAPILYGCPS
- a CDS encoding Nif11-like leader peptide family natural product precursor, with translation MSEEQLKAFLEKVKADTSLKEKLKAEGADLVAIAKDAGFMISVDDLKKAKSELSKVELEGIAGGFYDPPGGCRMGQTIDRI
- a CDS encoding Nif11-like leader peptide family natural product precursor; translation: MSEEQLKAFLEKVKGDTTLQEQLKAAADTDAVLAIAKEAGFSISADDLKNAQSEITDEELEDAAGGTSPMIITITPLSLLKARICE
- a CDS encoding DUF3104 domain-containing protein translates to MGQVIHRGGVALDPKAHDFFKIAYVDSSKIRWGNVDLVTHILPCDPGK
- a CDS encoding Nif11-like leader peptide family natural product precursor, which encodes MSNDQLDAFMERASADEGLRSRLKAATSPQAVAEIAKELGYTVPVDDLYAGDSISDQELEAITGGGGGQAGKSCSVGCVCKQSLPIEVGYPKE
- a CDS encoding Nif11-like leader peptide family natural product precursor, which gives rise to MSEEQLKAFIAKVQADTELQEKCKAAASSEEAMVIAKAAGFSITEDDIHSQSVSDDELEGASGGGYSVLWALLGRRCN